One genomic segment of Chitinophaga parva includes these proteins:
- a CDS encoding ATP-binding cassette domain-containing protein, with translation MMTPHSKEQVLLRAEHVCLDYDGYHVLQDINFSIRNIVRPGVEQGQVVSLLGRSGMGKTQLFRLLAGLQKPTSGTIRIENDKEVKAGDMGVVFQHYYLFEWKTIYQSLMMAALQNPALRGNEQDAIARWAGAFDITESLQKYPQQLSGGQRQRASIIQQLLKGSNYLLMDEPFSGLDVCVLDKVVDMLLQVSVSNELKTLIIVSHDIETCVAISDTVYILGKTAEGEGATIKGEIDLIGRDLAWNTDIRRHPAFRDTLEEIKAGL, from the coding sequence ATGATGACTCCTCATAGTAAAGAACAAGTATTGCTGCGCGCAGAACATGTATGCCTGGATTACGACGGCTATCATGTATTACAGGACATCAACTTCAGCATCCGCAACATTGTGCGCCCCGGCGTGGAGCAAGGCCAGGTGGTATCGCTCCTGGGCCGCAGCGGGATGGGTAAAACCCAGCTTTTCCGCCTGCTGGCAGGTTTACAAAAACCTACATCCGGCACCATCAGAATAGAAAATGATAAAGAAGTAAAGGCCGGCGATATGGGCGTGGTGTTCCAGCACTACTACCTGTTTGAGTGGAAGACCATCTACCAGTCGCTGATGATGGCGGCCCTCCAGAACCCTGCACTGCGGGGCAATGAGCAAGACGCCATTGCCAGATGGGCCGGCGCCTTTGACATCACGGAGAGCCTGCAGAAGTACCCGCAACAGCTTTCCGGCGGCCAGCGCCAGCGCGCCAGCATCATCCAGCAGTTGCTCAAAGGCAGCAACTACCTGCTGATGGACGAGCCCTTTTCCGGGCTGGATGTATGTGTGCTGGACAAGGTGGTAGACATGCTGCTGCAGGTATCGGTGTCAAATGAGTTAAAAACCCTGATCATTGTATCTCACGACATTGAAACCTGCGTGGCTATCTCGGACACGGTGTATATCCTGGGCAAGACTGCCGAAGGGGAAGGCGCCACCATCAAGGGAGAGATAGACCTTATAGGACGGGACCTGGCCTGGAACACGGACATCCGTCGTCACCCTGCGTTCCGCGATACATTGGAAGAGATCAAAGCCGGCCTTTAA
- a CDS encoding PorP/SprF family type IX secretion system membrane protein, translated as MQFSIRSLLLGILLAAFCGSASLAQSLNKAEALLEPSATQYFQNQYLANSAMAGLDTGLHINVAYRKQWAGIQGAPVTQSITADYRATDRVGVGFHLMSDQAGLIDRTKAGLTYAYHLPLDEKGTHLSFGLSLALDLQHLDVTKLNGDLDDPSISRYNRRDNYFEGEFGVAYTSEHLGAQLALPNVRSLFTGDDKTVDGGTLYYAALSYRFLPESGAVNSLEPKIAYRGVRGYQPIFDAGVNLVFLNNVVNMMALYHTSKSVTAGVGFNIKQSVMVHAMYTSQTGGMKTYVDGAFEVGLTLNLFRQAPENQ; from the coding sequence GTGCAATTCTCTATCCGTTCACTCTTGTTGGGCATTTTATTGGCCGCCTTTTGCGGCAGCGCCTCCCTGGCGCAGTCGCTCAATAAAGCAGAAGCACTGCTGGAGCCTTCCGCTACCCAGTATTTCCAGAACCAGTACCTGGCCAATTCCGCCATGGCGGGCCTGGATACAGGGCTGCATATAAATGTGGCGTACCGTAAGCAGTGGGCCGGCATTCAAGGGGCCCCGGTCACGCAAAGCATTACGGCCGACTACCGGGCTACAGACCGCGTGGGCGTTGGCTTCCACCTCATGAGTGACCAGGCAGGCCTGATAGACCGCACCAAAGCAGGCCTTACTTATGCCTACCACCTGCCGCTCGATGAGAAGGGTACGCACCTGAGCTTTGGCCTGTCCCTGGCGCTGGACCTGCAACACCTGGATGTAACCAAGCTGAATGGAGACCTGGATGATCCGTCCATCAGCCGTTACAACCGCCGTGATAACTATTTTGAAGGGGAGTTTGGGGTGGCGTACACCAGTGAGCACCTGGGCGCACAACTGGCCCTGCCCAACGTGCGCAGCCTTTTTACCGGCGATGATAAAACCGTGGATGGCGGCACGCTGTACTATGCCGCATTGTCTTACCGCTTCCTGCCGGAAAGCGGTGCGGTAAACAGCCTGGAACCTAAAATAGCCTACCGCGGTGTAAGGGGCTACCAGCCTATCTTTGACGCGGGTGTAAACCTTGTGTTCCTGAATAACGTGGTGAATATGATGGCCCTGTACCACACTTCCAAGAGTGTGACGGCCGGCGTTGGTTTTAATATCAAACAGTCTGTGATGGTGCACGCCATGTACACCTCGCAGACAGGCGGCATGAAAACGTACGTGGATGGCGCTTTTGAGGTGGGCCTTACCCTCAATCTTTTCCGCCAGGCACCGGAGAATCAATGA
- a CDS encoding ABC transporter permease: protein MKKLLQPFAVINKQTFAIMVVLQVAAALAIWQTSATGLLPAPSHIGGALLKLSTSKLLIDNVLVSLGLTVQAMFYAIVITLLFCYLSVLPFFKSMAQFIVACRYLTLAGLIFVFTLLTHNGSSLKLWLLICGIVPFFVTSFLSVIVHISHGEYDLCKTLGYSNWRTLYEVIIVGKADKVLEILQQNFAIAWLMITMVEGLNMSEGGIGALLIKYNKYNDLTNVLALQVVIFGIGLLFDFLLAHLRLWLFPYTRLTK, encoded by the coding sequence ATGAAAAAATTATTGCAACCCTTTGCGGTTATCAACAAACAAACCTTTGCCATCATGGTAGTGCTGCAGGTGGCTGCAGCACTCGCCATCTGGCAAACCAGTGCCACCGGCCTGCTTCCTGCGCCCAGCCACATTGGCGGCGCCCTGCTGAAACTCTCCACCAGTAAGCTGCTCATCGATAACGTGCTGGTGAGCCTGGGGCTTACAGTGCAGGCCATGTTCTATGCCATCGTGATCACGCTGCTTTTCTGCTACCTGTCTGTGCTGCCGTTCTTTAAGAGCATGGCCCAGTTCATTGTGGCATGCCGCTACCTCACGCTGGCGGGTCTCATCTTCGTATTCACCCTGCTCACCCACAACGGCAGCAGCCTGAAACTGTGGCTACTGATCTGCGGCATTGTGCCCTTCTTTGTCACATCTTTCCTGAGCGTGATCGTACACATCTCCCACGGGGAATATGACCTGTGCAAAACGCTGGGATACAGTAACTGGCGCACGCTCTATGAAGTGATCATCGTGGGCAAGGCGGATAAAGTGCTGGAGATCCTGCAGCAAAACTTTGCCATTGCGTGGCTGATGATCACCATGGTGGAAGGCCTGAACATGAGTGAAGGCGGCATTGGCGCACTGCTGATCAAATACAATAAATACAATGACCTGACCAATGTGCTGGCCCTGCAGGTGGTGATCTTTGGCATAGGCCTCCTGTTCGACTTCCTGCTGGCACACCTGCGCCTGTGGTTATTTCCTTACACCCGTTTAACTAAATAA
- a CDS encoding Ig-like domain-containing protein produces MKRTFTRHFPLFLLFMLLSVQHVFAVAPYPLQRWMHAVMPHDVAAPSAKPHALLAPATTDVSVYGDNFHYGTDIPLYVTFSEPINVNLGLGPITLDISMSDGTSRTFVCVGRDPADNTSLEMHYTVQDGDFQDSGNLPFAAAVVAPAGAITSLADGTPVDLSTAGATDDTWGNFVSGVVPHVVLTPDPLPAKVSGTFTVTATFSPESMIGVTQSIFTATNATLSAFQDNVDGQHKVFAISVTPIADGPLTVSIPANMAANIQSNYNFASNVLTATVDQTAPSITSVDVPPDDYYNATNTLQFTVHFSENVFVTGTPVLYLNIGGTPVQATYTSGTGSSALLFSYHILDGQADADGITIDSLGLNGSATIGDDTHNNANLTLNGVPSTAGVKVNTTHPTVTLTTAAPAVVNGPFNVTATFSEWVSGLDAFDFTIVNGSVNAPTTSDNITYTFQVVPATPDQPVSITLPADKAENIGHNGNLASNTISLQFDPTAPAITVIEGPANATYIAGQDLTFKVVFSEKVNVTGVPYLDLNIGGTTVQAQYQSGTGDSVLYFKYTVVDGNHDADGIGVTAANAGTGTIKDIATNDADLTINPAVVADLTGVLVNTQHPAVTITGPSTSASSVNVTITFSEAMGAVDAGKFILGGTVTGTSLTGLTTLDNITYTGTLNFPANVTGTVTLSLPADVVKSAVGNNNQASNVYTVNVDNAGPVVTAVSGPADKTYRQGEQLQFTVTFNEPVTVDQTGGTPQLPIIIGSSTVWADYVSGTGTTQLVFSYTVLPNQYDADGVTTGTDLAANGGTLQDALGNDASLTLHNVAATTGVLVNARIPSVTLGPVAPGVTGPFTVTATFSEKVTGFDATDVTLVNGTAGTPVSSDGGKTYTFTVTPAADGTVSVTIPANAAFNTGNNGNTASNTITTTADVTAPYITSVDVPAPLVYNSSMVLTFQVHFSENAVVTNVPGLPIDIGGQTREAIYTGGTGTDTWSFAYLVQDGDQDMDGITLGTALDISTSIIRDAAGNDADVTLHNVGNTTGVKVNTAHPTVTLSGAPASAHTPFTITATFSEVVTGLAVTDFSAPNGATFSNLQSADGITYTVLVTPTADGTLTISLPANIAVNVGNNGNLASNTLSSSVDVSAPAVTSVDVPANATYKTGQVLNFTVHFSEVVNVTGNPALPITIGTQTVLAAYTGGAGTTALTFAYTILDGQMDLDGIALAASLLPNGATIQDAATNNANLTLNNVAATNNVLVNTSHPTVVITGPATASGTFTATVTFSAVMTGVTLSDFAVTNGTLSNLVTTDDVTYTVDVTPAADGSLTLMLPADVAQNSIGSGNQASNTLSVNITLPVPEITQVDVPVNGTYTTGQDLTFTVHFSEVVNVTGTPALPVTIGTQTVLATYVSGTGSDILTFSYTVLDGQMDLDGISLATSLLPNGATIRDAAARDADFTLHNVASTTNVLVNTHLPTVVISGPATISSSFTATITFSEAMTGLTLSDFLVSNATLTNLTTTDGIVYTVDVTPVADGSLTLQLPANVAVNTQAAGNKASNILTVTADLAVPVITQVDVPADNIYNAGSVLTFTVHYSENVAITGTPKLPIIIGTQPVQASYVSGSGTNLLVFTYTVQNGDLDMDGIALGSALILNGGSIKDGISNDGVLTLNNIASTANVLVNTAHPTVVISSPAPTVTAPFSITITFSEAVTGFTSSDFVLTNATVSNLQTSDNKVYTALVIPGAAGTLSIDIPADVAMNAANNGNTASNTVSTMVDFNAPYITQVNVPADNTYHSGDVLSFSVTFNKGVYVTGTPSLDIIIGAKTAQATLVSGSGTGVLTFNYTVVDGDYDMDGIALTTSLNLNGGTITDANSNNADVTVKNAASTSNIFVNAIRPSVVLTGTGTGSAPFTITITFSEAVTGLTAADFAIVNATGSNLQTTDNKTYTLLITPGGGGTITINLPANMAQNAGGNGNTASNTLSISVGSPAPVINTPPAFQAVEHSPVGTAVGTLTATASTGTLQQWTITSDNSGGAFQIDPNTGEITVKDVTLLDAKVYSTVTLTVTVSDGFNTSAPATVHISVTPAPAAVNQAPILDAVTDKQTCAVPAKQSIQLTGGSPVEAGQQLTYTISADKDFFTALTINNSGLISYTLKPNTTGKVNFTVVLKDDGGTANGGVDSLRVTFALTINALPDVSISADKEGEINQGESLTLTADAPGASQYAWNTGAEGRQLNVQPSEDTTYMVTASTGNGCTSSASYNVRVKPAPDTKITATNFLTPNGDGRNDRWIVTNLQNYGTYDITIFDRAGRIVYYTRNYNNDWGGTANGDPLAEGTYYYVINVQGQQPVKGFVTIVRDIKK; encoded by the coding sequence ATGAAAAGAACCTTTACACGGCATTTTCCTTTATTCCTATTGTTCATGCTTTTGAGCGTGCAACATGTTTTTGCTGTTGCTCCTTATCCATTGCAACGCTGGATGCATGCGGTGATGCCGCATGATGTGGCAGCGCCGTCTGCAAAGCCCCACGCCTTGCTGGCGCCTGCGACAACGGATGTATCTGTTTATGGTGATAATTTCCACTATGGAACCGATATCCCGTTGTATGTGACGTTTTCTGAACCTATTAACGTCAACCTGGGACTGGGCCCCATTACCCTTGATATAAGTATGTCAGACGGCACTTCAAGAACCTTTGTCTGTGTGGGTAGGGACCCTGCAGATAATACGTCGCTTGAGATGCATTATACTGTGCAGGATGGTGATTTTCAGGATAGTGGCAACCTGCCTTTTGCAGCCGCAGTGGTGGCACCTGCGGGGGCTATCACCTCACTGGCAGATGGCACTCCGGTGGACTTGTCCACCGCCGGCGCAACAGACGATACCTGGGGTAATTTTGTCTCCGGTGTAGTTCCGCATGTGGTACTTACTCCTGATCCCTTGCCCGCTAAGGTCAGCGGTACGTTTACCGTTACGGCTACCTTTTCCCCGGAAAGTATGATCGGGGTTACCCAAAGTATATTTACGGCGACCAATGCCACGCTTAGTGCCTTCCAGGATAATGTGGATGGCCAGCATAAAGTTTTTGCCATATCAGTAACTCCCATTGCTGATGGCCCGCTGACCGTGAGTATACCCGCAAATATGGCGGCGAACATTCAGAGCAACTACAACTTTGCGTCAAATGTATTAACTGCTACCGTAGATCAAACTGCGCCTTCCATTACAAGTGTGGATGTACCGCCTGATGATTATTATAACGCCACAAACACCCTGCAATTCACGGTACACTTTTCTGAAAATGTATTTGTAACGGGTACGCCTGTACTATACCTTAACATTGGCGGCACCCCCGTACAGGCTACTTACACCAGCGGCACCGGCAGCAGCGCACTTCTCTTCTCTTACCACATCCTGGATGGACAGGCAGATGCAGACGGCATTACCATAGATAGCCTTGGCCTCAACGGCTCCGCCACCATCGGGGACGATACCCATAACAACGCCAATCTCACCCTGAACGGCGTGCCGTCTACCGCCGGCGTAAAAGTAAACACCACCCACCCCACGGTAACCCTCACCACCGCCGCACCCGCCGTGGTGAATGGGCCCTTTAACGTTACCGCCACCTTCAGTGAGTGGGTAAGCGGCCTCGATGCGTTTGACTTTACCATCGTAAACGGCAGCGTTAATGCCCCCACCACTTCAGATAATATCACGTACACCTTCCAGGTAGTACCCGCCACACCTGACCAGCCGGTAAGCATTACCCTGCCCGCAGACAAGGCAGAAAACATTGGTCACAACGGCAACCTGGCTTCCAATACCATCTCCCTCCAGTTTGATCCCACCGCGCCTGCCATCACTGTGATAGAAGGCCCTGCCAATGCAACTTATATCGCCGGCCAGGACCTCACCTTCAAAGTAGTGTTCAGCGAAAAAGTAAATGTAACGGGCGTGCCCTACCTGGACCTTAATATTGGCGGCACCACCGTGCAGGCACAATACCAGTCCGGCACCGGTGATTCCGTGCTCTATTTCAAATACACGGTAGTAGACGGTAACCATGATGCCGATGGCATAGGCGTAACAGCTGCCAATGCAGGTACCGGCACCATCAAAGACATTGCCACCAATGATGCAGACCTTACGATAAATCCCGCTGTGGTAGCGGATCTTACTGGCGTGCTGGTAAATACACAGCATCCCGCGGTAACCATTACCGGTCCCTCCACTTCCGCTTCTTCCGTAAATGTGACCATTACCTTCAGCGAGGCAATGGGTGCAGTGGATGCCGGCAAGTTCATCCTCGGTGGTACCGTGACCGGCACTTCGCTCACAGGGCTGACTACCTTAGACAATATCACTTATACCGGCACCCTCAACTTCCCGGCCAATGTAACGGGAACGGTTACACTCTCTTTACCGGCGGATGTAGTAAAAAGCGCCGTGGGCAATAATAACCAGGCCAGCAATGTGTACACGGTGAACGTGGACAATGCAGGCCCCGTGGTGACCGCCGTAAGCGGCCCGGCTGATAAGACCTATAGACAAGGCGAGCAGCTGCAATTCACTGTTACGTTCAATGAACCGGTAACCGTGGACCAAACCGGCGGAACGCCCCAGCTGCCCATCATCATTGGCAGCAGCACCGTGTGGGCCGATTATGTGAGCGGTACAGGTACCACCCAGCTGGTTTTCAGCTACACGGTATTGCCCAATCAATATGATGCAGACGGTGTAACTACCGGTACTGACCTTGCTGCAAATGGAGGCACTCTCCAGGATGCATTGGGTAACGACGCCAGCCTTACGCTGCACAACGTGGCAGCTACCACCGGCGTGCTGGTAAATGCCCGCATACCTTCGGTAACACTGGGCCCCGTGGCGCCCGGCGTAACAGGGCCTTTCACCGTAACCGCTACCTTCAGTGAAAAAGTGACTGGCTTTGATGCCACGGATGTCACCCTGGTGAATGGTACCGCCGGCACCCCGGTGAGCAGTGATGGCGGCAAAACCTACACCTTCACCGTAACGCCCGCGGCAGATGGTACCGTGTCTGTGACTATCCCGGCCAATGCCGCTTTCAATACCGGCAACAACGGCAACACGGCTTCCAATACCATTACCACCACCGCAGATGTTACAGCACCTTATATCACCAGCGTAGACGTGCCCGCACCACTGGTGTACAACAGTTCCATGGTGCTCACCTTCCAGGTGCACTTCAGTGAGAACGCCGTGGTGACCAATGTACCCGGGCTGCCCATCGACATTGGGGGGCAAACGCGCGAAGCTATCTACACCGGTGGTACCGGCACGGATACGTGGAGCTTTGCCTACCTGGTGCAGGATGGCGACCAGGATATGGATGGCATTACCCTGGGCACTGCGTTGGACATCAGTACCTCCATTATCCGCGATGCCGCCGGCAACGATGCGGATGTGACCCTGCATAACGTGGGCAACACCACCGGGGTAAAAGTGAATACCGCACATCCCACGGTAACGCTTTCCGGTGCACCGGCCAGCGCACATACGCCTTTTACCATCACGGCTACGTTCAGTGAAGTGGTGACCGGCCTGGCTGTTACGGATTTCTCCGCCCCCAACGGTGCTACCTTCAGCAACCTGCAATCTGCAGACGGCATTACCTACACGGTATTGGTAACGCCCACGGCTGATGGTACGCTGACCATCTCCCTGCCGGCAAACATTGCTGTGAATGTGGGCAACAATGGCAACCTCGCATCCAATACCCTGAGCTCCAGCGTGGACGTAAGCGCGCCCGCAGTGACCAGCGTGGATGTACCGGCCAATGCCACTTACAAAACAGGACAGGTGCTTAACTTCACCGTACATTTCAGTGAAGTGGTGAATGTGACCGGCAACCCCGCCTTGCCCATCACCATTGGCACACAGACCGTACTGGCCGCTTACACCGGCGGCGCTGGTACCACTGCGCTCACCTTTGCCTACACCATCCTGGATGGGCAGATGGACCTGGACGGCATAGCCCTGGCAGCCAGCCTGCTGCCCAATGGCGCCACCATCCAGGATGCAGCCACCAATAATGCAAACCTTACGCTCAATAACGTAGCCGCTACTAACAACGTGCTGGTAAACACCAGCCATCCCACGGTAGTGATCACCGGACCTGCTACGGCCAGCGGCACTTTCACGGCCACGGTTACTTTCAGCGCGGTGATGACTGGCGTTACGTTGTCTGATTTTGCAGTGACCAACGGCACCTTATCCAACCTGGTTACTACGGATGATGTGACCTATACAGTAGATGTTACGCCTGCGGCGGATGGCAGCCTTACATTGATGCTCCCGGCCGATGTGGCGCAGAACAGTATTGGCAGTGGCAACCAGGCTTCCAATACACTCTCGGTGAATATAACATTGCCGGTGCCCGAGATCACCCAGGTGGATGTGCCGGTGAATGGCACGTATACTACCGGCCAGGATCTCACGTTCACGGTGCATTTCAGTGAAGTGGTGAATGTGACCGGTACGCCGGCATTGCCCGTTACCATTGGCACACAAACGGTGTTGGCCACTTATGTAAGTGGAACGGGCTCGGACATACTCACTTTCAGCTACACCGTGCTGGATGGACAAATGGACCTGGACGGCATTTCCCTGGCAACCAGCCTGCTGCCCAATGGCGCCACGATCCGCGATGCGGCCGCGCGTGACGCAGACTTTACCCTGCACAATGTAGCCTCCACTACCAATGTGCTGGTAAACACCCACCTCCCCACGGTGGTGATCAGTGGCCCTGCTACCATCTCGTCTTCCTTCACTGCCACTATTACTTTCAGTGAAGCCATGACCGGCCTTACCTTGTCAGACTTCCTGGTAAGCAATGCCACGCTCACTAATCTTACTACTACAGACGGTATTGTATACACGGTAGACGTAACGCCGGTAGCAGACGGCAGCCTGACCCTGCAACTGCCTGCCAACGTGGCCGTGAACACCCAGGCCGCCGGCAACAAAGCTTCTAATATCCTTACGGTAACCGCAGACCTGGCGGTGCCCGTGATCACCCAGGTGGATGTACCGGCCGATAATATCTACAACGCCGGTAGTGTCCTCACCTTTACCGTGCATTACAGCGAAAATGTAGCGATAACGGGCACGCCTAAACTGCCCATCATTATTGGCACCCAGCCGGTGCAGGCCAGTTACGTAAGTGGCAGCGGCACCAACCTGCTGGTATTTACCTACACGGTGCAGAATGGCGACCTGGATATGGATGGCATTGCCCTGGGCTCCGCACTCATACTGAATGGCGGCAGCATCAAGGATGGCATCAGCAACGATGGCGTGCTTACGCTCAACAATATTGCCTCCACGGCCAATGTGCTGGTCAATACCGCGCATCCCACGGTGGTGATCTCTTCCCCGGCGCCCACGGTAACCGCGCCCTTCTCTATCACCATCACCTTCAGCGAAGCGGTGACCGGCTTTACCAGCAGCGATTTTGTGCTGACCAATGCCACGGTGAGCAACCTGCAAACTTCAGATAACAAAGTGTACACAGCCCTGGTAATACCCGGCGCGGCAGGTACCCTGAGCATAGACATCCCGGCAGATGTGGCCATGAACGCGGCCAACAATGGCAACACGGCTTCCAATACCGTGAGCACCATGGTAGACTTTAACGCGCCTTACATCACGCAGGTGAATGTGCCTGCAGACAATACCTACCACAGCGGTGATGTACTGTCATTCAGCGTTACATTCAATAAAGGCGTGTACGTAACGGGCACACCCTCACTGGATATTATTATCGGTGCCAAAACCGCGCAGGCTACACTGGTATCCGGCTCCGGCACGGGTGTGCTCACCTTTAATTACACCGTGGTGGATGGTGATTATGATATGGATGGTATAGCGCTTACCACCTCCCTGAACCTGAATGGTGGCACCATTACCGATGCAAACAGCAATAATGCGGATGTAACCGTGAAGAACGCGGCCAGCACCAGCAATATTTTTGTGAATGCGATCCGCCCCTCCGTGGTGCTGACCGGTACCGGCACCGGCAGTGCGCCGTTCACGATCACCATCACCTTCAGCGAAGCTGTGACCGGCCTTACTGCGGCAGATTTTGCCATTGTAAATGCAACCGGCAGCAACCTGCAAACCACGGATAACAAAACTTACACCTTGCTGATCACACCTGGCGGCGGCGGTACCATTACTATTAACCTGCCGGCAAACATGGCCCAGAACGCAGGTGGCAATGGCAATACCGCTTCCAATACCCTGAGCATCAGCGTGGGTAGCCCGGCACCGGTGATCAATACACCACCGGCTTTCCAGGCGGTAGAGCACAGCCCTGTGGGCACTGCTGTGGGCACGCTCACCGCCACGGCCAGCACCGGTACCCTGCAGCAATGGACCATCACCAGCGATAATTCCGGCGGCGCCTTCCAGATCGATCCCAATACCGGTGAGATCACCGTGAAGGATGTAACCCTGCTGGATGCCAAAGTGTACAGCACCGTAACCCTCACCGTAACGGTAAGCGATGGCTTTAACACCAGCGCACCGGCCACAGTACATATCAGTGTAACACCTGCACCCGCTGCAGTGAACCAGGCTCCCATACTGGATGCAGTGACGGATAAACAAACCTGCGCGGTGCCAGCCAAGCAAAGTATCCAGCTCACCGGCGGCTCGCCTGTAGAAGCCGGCCAGCAGCTTACCTACACCATCAGCGCAGATAAAGACTTCTTTACCGCGCTGACCATCAATAACAGTGGGTTGATCTCCTACACCCTGAAACCCAATACCACCGGTAAAGTGAACTTCACGGTAGTGTTGAAAGATGATGGCGGTACGGCCAATGGTGGTGTGGATAGCCTGCGTGTCACCTTTGCCCTCACCATTAATGCGCTGCCGGATGTAAGCATCTCCGCAGACAAGGAGGGAGAGATCAACCAGGGTGAATCCCTCACGCTTACTGCCGATGCACCGGGCGCCAGCCAATATGCCTGGAACACCGGCGCAGAAGGCCGCCAGCTGAACGTGCAGCCCAGTGAGGATACTACCTACATGGTAACAGCCAGCACCGGCAATGGCTGCACCAGCAGCGCGTCTTACAACGTGCGTGTGAAACCCGCACCCGATACGAAGATCACGGCTACCAACTTCCTGACGCCGAACGGGGATGGCCGCAATGACCGCTGGATAGTAACGAACCTGCAGAACTACGGCACTTACGACATCACCATCTTTGACCGCGCCGGCCGCATCGTGTACTATACCCGCAATTACAACAACGATTGGGGTGGTACCGCTAATGGCGACCCGCTGGCAGAAGGAACCTATTACTATGTTATCAATGTGCAGGGGCAGCAACCGGTAAAAGGGTTTGTTACCATTGTGCGGGATATCAAAAAATAA